A single genomic interval of Fibrobacter sp. UWB4 harbors:
- a CDS encoding NADH-quinone oxidoreductase subunit I: MRVIKQKPMTVIERLYIFEAIRGLWTTLKHAARGLFRYEELPTISYPEGQPEIRNTYRAKHRLMLRPDGTPRCVACGMCAAACPAHCIFIEATQSDDPRIEKRVMRFDIDHLTCVFCGLCAEACPVDALRMDTKQIIFEHRSREDFVAHLYDLTNWDPKDYPNDEQSQMAPGGTKNAEARKVWGMEVK, from the coding sequence ATGCGCGTTATTAAGCAAAAACCGATGACCGTCATTGAACGCCTTTACATTTTCGAGGCGATTCGCGGTCTGTGGACAACCCTTAAGCATGCGGCTCGTGGCTTGTTCCGCTATGAAGAACTTCCGACGATTTCTTATCCGGAAGGTCAGCCCGAAATCCGCAATACCTACCGTGCCAAGCACCGCTTGATGCTTCGCCCGGATGGTACGCCTCGCTGTGTCGCCTGCGGCATGTGCGCTGCGGCTTGCCCTGCCCACTGCATCTTCATCGAAGCAACGCAGAGCGATGACCCGCGTATCGAAAAGCGCGTGATGCGCTTTGACATCGACCACTTGACTTGCGTGTTCTGCGGCCTTTGCGCAGAAGCTTGCCCGGTCGATGCCCTCCGCATGGATACGAAGCAAATCATTTTCGAACACCGTTCCCGCGAAGACTTCGTGGCACACCTTTACGATCTCACCAACTGGGATCCGAAGGATTACCCGAATGACGAACAGAGCCAGATGGCTCCGGGCGGTACAAAGAATGCCGAGGCCCGCAAGGTCTGGGGCATGGAGGTAAAATAA
- a CDS encoding NADH-quinone oxidoreductase subunit J, with amino-acid sequence MLALIYFIVLAIIAVGSAVCVLLSRHPLYGALSLVVSMVSLAGIYGLLGSPFLGVVQIMVYAGAIMMLLTFVIMVLNGARDSHTPMFDKVSLFVIPAVIVLAGLVGFALVRSPIAFDAATICGSVAITSKTLFDVAQSGPGYFVLFEVLGVLLLSAMGAAVLLAKKRLGSVESEKTEDKH; translated from the coding sequence ATGCTCGCTTTGATTTATTTCATTGTCCTCGCAATTATCGCAGTCGGCAGTGCCGTTTGCGTGCTCCTCTCTAGGCATCCGCTCTATGGCGCCCTTTCGTTGGTCGTCTCGATGGTGTCTCTTGCCGGTATTTACGGCCTTCTCGGAAGCCCGTTCCTCGGCGTGGTCCAGATTATGGTCTATGCCGGAGCCATCATGATGCTCCTGACGTTTGTCATCATGGTCTTGAACGGCGCTCGCGATTCCCATACGCCGATGTTCGACAAGGTTTCGCTCTTTGTGATTCCTGCCGTCATCGTGCTTGCCGGTCTCGTGGGCTTTGCACTTGTCCGCTCTCCGATTGCATTCGATGCAGCGACGATTTGCGGTTCTGTGGCAATCACTTCCAAGACTCTCTTTGATGTAGCTCAGAGCGGCCCTGGTTACTTCGTGCTTTTCGAAGTCCTCGGTGTGCTTCTGCTTTCTGCCATGGGTGCCGCAGTGCTTCTCGCCAAGAAGCGCCTTGGTTCTGTGGAATCCGAAAAAACGGAGGATAAACACTAA
- the nuoK gene encoding NADH-quinone oxidoreductase subunit NuoK: MELQAIYVQILALVIFAIGLMVAVSRRNVFFVLMGVELALNAVNLSFVGFAKTLPAEASIVGQVVPLFSIAVAAAEACVGLAMVILIFRNRESVDADTYSNMKG, from the coding sequence ATGGAACTCCAAGCTATATATGTTCAGATCTTGGCCCTGGTCATTTTCGCCATCGGCCTCATGGTCGCGGTCTCTCGCCGCAATGTGTTCTTTGTGCTGATGGGCGTTGAACTTGCCCTGAACGCCGTGAACCTCTCCTTCGTGGGCTTTGCAAAGACGCTCCCTGCGGAGGCAAGCATTGTGGGCCAGGTGGTTCCGCTGTTTTCCATCGCAGTCGCTGCCGCTGAAGCTTGCGTCGGCCTTGCCATGGTCATTCTCATTTTCCGCAACCGTGAAAGCGTTGACGCCGACACGTATTCTAACATGAAGGGGTAA
- the nuoL gene encoding NADH-quinone oxidoreductase subunit L: MISLGLIPLFPLLGCIILGAIAVISSDSKKGPAEGFVGALAVLFPALSFAGVALLSLNMPEGGVRETLCNWIDIPMFRVDIGFLFDGLSRIMLLFVTGIGSLIALYSIGYMHGDRGFARYFAYINLFLFSMIVLVLSDNLLLTFLGWEGVGLCSYLLIGFWNKDLNNCKAANKAFIVNRVGDIGFLLGMLCLVTIGGSAILNYDVLSNFISMVISGNHVELVIPVLSIAGILFFIGCTGKSAQIPLLTWLPDAMAGPTPVSALIHAATMVTSGVYLLARLGSMFALLPVVLDIIVVVGMLTAFWAAVAGLFQNDIKKVLAYSTISQLGYMFMASGVCAFDASIFHVFTHAFFKAALFLGAGAVIHALSGEQDMRKMGGLLKKTPVTACVMIFAFLAIVGFPGFSGFWSKDLILERLFMNCSMFIPGFTIFGAEVPNIPLNGVVYGVGLATAVITAVYMGRLIILTFFGSYRGSKESEEHIHEAPAVMLIPMVILAFGAVFAGYLWADSIGIKFFAETLAPVVGAAQAYNTPAVLAHVNPVVFAALGTVAALLGMFIAYKIYANARIPAAKGSSAPEGGKATWTFLFDYIHKYVGIIPVNVLAWICDVVVDKILAAAQWTIGAIATILGDGAASFQVRKVRVQIALSIVGLVALVAIVLLTGGSL, encoded by the coding sequence ATGATTTCTCTTGGTTTGATACCTCTCTTCCCGCTGTTGGGATGCATTATTCTCGGTGCTATCGCCGTCATTTCTTCGGACAGCAAGAAGGGCCCTGCTGAAGGTTTCGTTGGAGCACTCGCAGTCCTCTTCCCGGCGCTCTCCTTTGCTGGTGTTGCCCTCCTTTCGCTCAACATGCCGGAAGGTGGCGTACGTGAAACGCTCTGCAACTGGATCGACATTCCGATGTTCCGCGTGGATATCGGATTCCTGTTCGATGGTCTTTCCCGCATCATGCTCCTGTTCGTGACGGGCATCGGCTCCCTCATCGCTCTCTACTCGATCGGTTACATGCACGGCGACCGCGGCTTTGCCCGTTACTTCGCCTACATCAACCTCTTCTTGTTCAGCATGATCGTGCTCGTGCTCTCGGACAACTTGCTCCTCACGTTCCTCGGTTGGGAAGGCGTGGGCCTCTGCTCCTACCTCCTCATCGGTTTCTGGAACAAGGACCTGAACAACTGCAAGGCTGCTAACAAGGCCTTCATCGTGAACCGCGTGGGCGATATCGGCTTCTTGCTCGGTATGCTCTGCCTCGTGACGATCGGTGGCTCTGCTATCCTCAACTACGATGTGCTCTCGAACTTCATCAGCATGGTCATCAGCGGTAATCACGTTGAATTGGTCATCCCGGTTCTCTCTATTGCTGGAATCCTCTTCTTCATCGGTTGCACGGGTAAGTCTGCTCAGATTCCGCTCCTTACCTGGCTCCCGGATGCTATGGCGGGTCCGACTCCGGTTTCTGCCTTGATCCATGCCGCAACGATGGTGACCTCCGGTGTCTATTTGCTCGCCCGTCTCGGCAGCATGTTTGCCCTCCTCCCGGTTGTGCTCGACATTATCGTGGTGGTCGGTATGCTCACTGCTTTCTGGGCTGCTGTTGCTGGCCTTTTCCAGAACGACATCAAGAAGGTGCTTGCTTACTCTACCATTAGCCAGCTCGGTTACATGTTCATGGCTTCTGGTGTTTGCGCCTTTGATGCTTCTATCTTCCACGTGTTTACGCACGCCTTCTTCAAGGCGGCTCTCTTCCTTGGCGCTGGTGCCGTGATTCACGCTCTCTCGGGCGAACAGGACATGCGCAAGATGGGTGGCCTTTTGAAGAAGACTCCGGTGACTGCCTGCGTGATGATCTTTGCGTTCCTCGCGATTGTCGGCTTCCCGGGCTTCTCCGGTTTCTGGTCCAAGGACTTGATTCTTGAACGCCTGTTCATGAACTGCTCGATGTTCATTCCGGGCTTCACCATCTTTGGTGCCGAAGTGCCTAACATTCCGCTGAACGGTGTTGTTTACGGTGTTGGCCTTGCAACGGCTGTGATTACGGCTGTCTACATGGGTCGCCTCATTATCCTTACGTTCTTCGGTAGCTACCGTGGATCCAAGGAAAGTGAAGAACACATCCACGAAGCTCCGGCTGTCATGCTTATCCCGATGGTGATTCTCGCTTTCGGTGCCGTGTTTGCCGGTTACCTCTGGGCCGATTCCATCGGCATCAAGTTCTTTGCCGAAACGCTCGCTCCGGTCGTTGGCGCCGCCCAGGCTTACAACACCCCGGCAGTCCTGGCCCACGTGAACCCGGTTGTCTTTGCCGCTCTCGGTACGGTGGCGGCTCTTCTCGGTATGTTCATCGCTTACAAGATTTACGCCAATGCCCGTATCCCGGCTGCCAAGGGTAGCTCCGCTCCTGAAGGTGGCAAGGCTACGTGGACATTCCTGTTCGATTACATCCACAAGTACGTGGGTATCATCCCGGTTAACGTGCTTGCATGGATCTGCGATGTCGTTGTCGACAAGATTCTTGCTGCTGCCCAGTGGACGATTGGTGCAATCGCAACGATTCTCGGTGACGGTGCCGCCTCGTTCCAGGTGCGCAAGGTCCGCGTCCAGATCGCCCTTAGCATTGTGGGCTTGGTCGCGCTTGTGGCTATTGTTCTTTTGACTGGAGGTTCTCTCTAA
- a CDS encoding NuoM family protein — protein sequence MLLHLLVLAPFVAAILMVMTSKEDSKSSSRLAILMGIGFTAMSVALIAGGSVSTEAIEWFQIPGCKGPVYYYLTSHGLASWMVFLSSGLSLVSLISARGITCRSYRNFAIGIFSLMGAMNGTFLAADAVLFFFFFEAMVIPAAVLIAGFGGKDRMKAAMTFAIYTLVGSAPMMVALWYILTVADNSTLISLAIAVQGLPEATQNVLLVCFLLAFLVKTPIFPFHGWQAITYAEAPAPLSAILTGAMSKAGVFGFIVWILPIFPLSMSAVSCMMWLGLFTAVYGALMALRATDGKKLLAFSSMGHLGLAVAGVFSLSEAMLPAVLVLLVAHGISAGAQFYLMGIAERMVGTRELDKLGGLSSKNPVFSTLFGFAGVMALAVPGTAGFVGEFSVLLTLWDMGPLPALVAGFTLILSAAYMLRFIQKVIFGKAAREYEEGRRTMPLEGVSIAVMLLLLLVFGFHPAYVTDSLNEADVNEDPAAAQVLNSAALNNGEAPMTAEEIHQLDSTLAAAGFKDDERASIIAQMKGENASGDAKSENSVKEASDAK from the coding sequence ATGCTGTTACATCTCCTTGTCCTCGCCCCGTTCGTTGCCGCCATCCTCATGGTGATGACGTCCAAGGAAGACTCCAAGTCTTCTTCCCGCCTTGCCATTCTGATGGGCATTGGCTTTACCGCCATGTCTGTCGCCTTGATTGCAGGCGGTAGCGTTTCGACGGAAGCTATTGAATGGTTCCAGATTCCTGGTTGCAAGGGACCTGTCTACTACTACCTGACGAGTCACGGACTGGCCTCCTGGATGGTGTTCCTCTCCAGCGGTCTTTCTCTCGTGTCCTTGATTTCTGCTCGTGGAATCACTTGCAGAAGCTATCGCAACTTCGCTATTGGCATCTTCTCCTTGATGGGCGCCATGAACGGCACCTTCCTTGCTGCTGATGCTGTGCTCTTCTTCTTCTTCTTCGAAGCCATGGTGATTCCGGCTGCGGTTCTCATCGCTGGTTTCGGTGGCAAGGACAGAATGAAGGCTGCGATGACGTTTGCAATCTACACGCTGGTCGGTTCTGCTCCGATGATGGTCGCTCTCTGGTACATCTTGACGGTTGCCGATAACTCGACGCTCATCTCGCTTGCTATTGCTGTCCAGGGCCTCCCGGAAGCAACCCAGAACGTGCTTCTCGTGTGCTTCCTCCTCGCATTCCTCGTGAAGACTCCGATTTTCCCGTTCCACGGCTGGCAGGCGATCACTTACGCCGAAGCTCCGGCTCCGCTCTCTGCAATCCTCACGGGTGCAATGAGTAAGGCTGGCGTGTTTGGCTTTATCGTCTGGATCCTCCCGATTTTCCCGCTTTCGATGAGCGCTGTTTCCTGCATGATGTGGCTTGGCCTCTTCACGGCTGTTTATGGCGCTCTCATGGCTCTCCGCGCAACGGATGGCAAGAAGCTCCTCGCTTTCAGCTCCATGGGCCATTTGGGCCTCGCTGTGGCTGGCGTGTTCAGCCTCTCCGAAGCAATGCTCCCGGCTGTGCTTGTGTTGCTCGTCGCTCACGGCATTTCGGCTGGCGCTCAGTTCTACCTCATGGGTATTGCAGAACGCATGGTGGGTACGCGCGAACTTGATAAGCTTGGCGGTCTTTCTTCCAAGAATCCGGTGTTCAGTACGCTCTTCGGCTTTGCTGGCGTGATGGCTCTTGCGGTTCCTGGTACGGCTGGCTTCGTCGGTGAATTCTCCGTGCTCCTCACTCTGTGGGACATGGGGCCGCTCCCGGCTCTCGTGGCTGGTTTCACCTTGATCCTCTCCGCTGCATACATGCTCCGCTTCATCCAGAAGGTCATCTTCGGGAAGGCTGCCCGTGAATACGAAGAAGGCCGTCGCACGATGCCGCTCGAAGGCGTAAGCATCGCTGTGATGCTCTTGCTCCTCCTCGTGTTCGGTTTCCACCCGGCTTACGTGACGGATTCCCTCAACGAAGCTGACGTGAACGAAGACCCGGCTGCAGCCCAGGTGCTGAACAGTGCCGCTCTCAATAACGGCGAAGCTCCGATGACGGCCGAAGAAATCCACCAGCTGGATTCGACGCTTGCCGCTGCCGGCTTCAAGGATGACGAACGCGCTTCGATCATCGCTCAGATGAAGGGCGAAAACGCTTCCGGTGATGCAAAATCTGAAAATTCTGTGAAGGAGGCTTCCGATGCTAAGTAA
- a CDS encoding NADH-quinone oxidoreductase subunit N, whose translation MLSNLVYLLPVIFVVLGGMVALAAEPFLRDENKHKVLPWVAAFFIALGVVALYYAKTEALLNLYAMDPVRRVLCMAILLCGFLGISGLQWTLGREQFKGGEAYGLMMLATSGAMLMTQAIDFVALFIAMELTSFPIYALVGIRRKDVNANEGVFKYFVSGAVFSAIFLYGVSLIYGATGSTHFCGHVLEGRMPIYSVGMLFVIAGLLFKAGAAPLHFWVADVYTGASVAVTGFMAAVVKVGALAALGSVWVGVLVTRSGAEAVWNLAEKVTVANPSKSLFYVVLVVALLSMVIGAFSGLAQKSVRRILAFSAVMNAGFIVIGLLVPNYLGKGEIQMGPMFYFLITYAIASAGALTGIAYMSGKDDCKENLEDLQGAGRRRPFVALGVAVCLASLAGLPPVAGFLAKFTLFTEAFNADLGWLAAVGFGLSLVAAVYYLRIAYVLFAPAKDDKCCGGDHICCKANYAYVYLLRFAVAVSAIALLVISVRPALALIG comes from the coding sequence ATGCTAAGTAATCTTGTTTATCTCTTGCCGGTGATCTTCGTGGTCTTGGGCGGCATGGTGGCTCTCGCTGCTGAACCGTTCTTGCGCGACGAAAACAAGCACAAGGTTCTTCCTTGGGTGGCCGCTTTCTTTATTGCTCTTGGCGTTGTTGCTTTGTACTACGCAAAGACCGAAGCTCTCTTGAACCTTTACGCGATGGATCCGGTTCGCCGCGTGCTCTGCATGGCTATCCTCCTCTGCGGTTTCCTCGGCATTTCGGGCCTCCAGTGGACTCTTGGTCGTGAACAGTTCAAGGGCGGTGAAGCTTATGGCCTCATGATGCTTGCTACTAGCGGTGCCATGCTCATGACTCAGGCTATCGACTTTGTTGCCTTGTTCATTGCCATGGAACTCACGAGCTTCCCGATTTACGCTCTCGTGGGCATCCGCCGTAAGGACGTGAATGCAAACGAAGGCGTGTTCAAGTACTTCGTCTCTGGTGCTGTTTTCAGCGCTATCTTCCTCTACGGTGTTTCGCTGATTTACGGTGCAACGGGTTCGACGCATTTCTGCGGTCACGTGCTCGAAGGCCGCATGCCCATTTACAGTGTCGGTATGCTCTTTGTGATTGCTGGCCTCCTTTTCAAGGCTGGTGCTGCTCCGCTCCACTTCTGGGTGGCTGACGTCTATACGGGCGCCTCTGTCGCCGTGACGGGCTTTATGGCTGCAGTTGTGAAGGTCGGTGCTCTTGCTGCTCTCGGCTCTGTCTGGGTTGGCGTTCTCGTGACACGCTCCGGTGCCGAAGCTGTTTGGAACCTCGCCGAAAAGGTGACTGTCGCAAATCCGTCCAAGTCGCTTTTCTACGTGGTCTTGGTCGTGGCTCTCCTCTCCATGGTGATTGGTGCATTTAGCGGCCTTGCTCAGAAGTCTGTGCGTCGCATCTTGGCTTTCTCTGCCGTGATGAACGCAGGCTTTATTGTGATTGGCCTCTTGGTCCCGAATTACCTCGGCAAGGGCGAAATCCAGATGGGCCCGATGTTCTACTTCCTCATCACTTACGCCATTGCCTCTGCGGGCGCCTTGACGGGCATTGCCTACATGTCGGGCAAGGATGATTGCAAGGAAAATCTCGAAGACCTCCAGGGTGCAGGCCGTCGCCGTCCGTTTGTGGCTCTTGGCGTTGCCGTGTGCCTTGCTTCTCTCGCTGGCCTTCCGCCGGTTGCTGGTTTCCTCGCCAAGTTCACGCTGTTCACCGAAGCCTTCAATGCTGACCTCGGCTGGCTTGCCGCTGTTGGCTTTGGCCTCTCCTTGGTGGCTGCAGTTTACTACCTCCGCATTGCCTACGTGCTCTTTGCCCCGGCAAAGGACGACAAGTGCTGCGGTGGTGACCATATCTGCTGCAAGGCAAACTACGCATACGTTTACTTGCTCCGCTTTGCTGTTGCCGTGTCCGCTATCGCTCTCCTCGTGATTAGCGTCCGCCCGGCTCTTGCTTTGATCGGCTAG
- a CDS encoding ATP-binding protein, with translation MADAFIYGASVEGDNFTDREEETKRLKANFEHGVNTLLISNRRIGKTSLVRHVKNLVNKKKVSVVYLDIFDCRSEYDFYNKLAAAVLQQTSSKLDLFLQNVKTFLGRVSPRITLSPDPTADFSVSLGITPKEYAPEQILQLAEIIAKKQEKHIVVCIDEFQQIGEFPESVTVQKRLRSVWQLQQNVSYCLFGSKKHLMTNIFQNKSMPFFQFGDAIYLGVIPVKKWVPFICKKFKQQGLVINEELAARICNEVEGYSSYVQQLAWLVMLKTEKEVTSKIVDIAVTELISQNAALFMQQTEGLTSYQMNMLRALASGVHKEFTSKNVMDEFRLGTKSNITKVKKILIDRDLIEMRESGLFISDPVFQMWFKRFCL, from the coding sequence ATGGCTGATGCTTTTATATATGGAGCCTCCGTAGAGGGAGATAACTTTACGGATCGTGAAGAGGAAACAAAAAGGCTTAAGGCTAATTTTGAGCATGGCGTTAATACCTTGCTTATTTCGAACCGACGGATTGGCAAGACGTCCTTGGTTCGTCATGTCAAAAATTTGGTCAATAAGAAAAAGGTATCTGTTGTTTACCTCGATATTTTTGATTGTCGTAGTGAATACGACTTCTATAATAAACTTGCGGCTGCAGTACTTCAGCAGACTTCGTCTAAACTGGATTTGTTCTTGCAAAATGTCAAGACTTTTCTTGGACGTGTATCTCCAAGAATTACCCTTAGTCCAGACCCTACAGCGGATTTTTCCGTTTCGTTAGGGATTACGCCAAAGGAATATGCACCCGAACAGATTTTGCAATTGGCTGAAATTATTGCAAAAAAACAAGAAAAGCATATTGTTGTTTGCATAGATGAATTCCAACAAATAGGTGAATTTCCTGAGTCTGTGACTGTTCAAAAAAGACTTCGTAGCGTGTGGCAGTTGCAGCAAAATGTTTCTTACTGCTTATTTGGTAGCAAAAAACATTTAATGACCAACATCTTTCAGAATAAAAGCATGCCTTTTTTTCAGTTTGGTGATGCTATCTATCTTGGCGTTATTCCAGTAAAGAAATGGGTGCCGTTTATTTGTAAAAAGTTTAAACAGCAAGGGCTTGTCATTAATGAAGAATTAGCGGCTCGTATATGTAATGAAGTTGAAGGATATTCCTCTTATGTACAGCAACTGGCGTGGCTTGTGATGCTAAAAACAGAAAAGGAAGTAACTTCTAAAATTGTAGATATCGCTGTTACGGAGCTTATTTCTCAAAACGCGGCTTTGTTTATGCAGCAGACTGAGGGATTGACAAGCTATCAAATGAATATGCTTCGAGCTCTTGCAAGCGGAGTCCATAAGGAATTTACATCAAAGAATGTTATGGATGAATTTCGCTTGGGAACAAAATCAAACATTACTAAAGTAAAGAAAATTCTCATTGATCGAGATTTGATTGAAATGCGGGAATCTGGATTATTTATAAGCGATCCTGTATTTCAAATGTGGTTTAAAAGGTTCTGCTTGTGA
- the ispF gene encoding 2-C-methyl-D-erythritol 2,4-cyclodiphosphate synthase yields MDKIYRSGIGFDVHKLVEGRKCIIGGVDIPYEKGLLGHSDADVLLHAISDALLGAAGLGDIGTYFPDTDPAFKGADSLELLRKVGEEVKKAGYEIINIDSIVMCERPKVNPHKEQMKANIARVLGLDVKQIGIKGTTTEKLGFTGRGEGIASQAVAMVATKAQ; encoded by the coding sequence ATGGACAAAATTTATCGTTCTGGTATTGGTTTTGACGTTCACAAGCTGGTGGAAGGCCGCAAGTGCATTATCGGCGGCGTGGACATCCCGTACGAAAAGGGCTTGCTCGGCCACAGCGATGCTGACGTGCTTTTGCATGCGATTAGCGATGCTTTGCTCGGCGCTGCAGGCCTCGGCGACATCGGCACGTACTTCCCGGATACGGACCCGGCATTCAAGGGCGCTGACAGCTTGGAACTTTTGCGCAAGGTCGGCGAAGAAGTTAAGAAGGCTGGCTACGAAATCATCAACATCGATAGCATTGTGATGTGCGAACGCCCGAAGGTGAACCCGCACAAGGAACAAATGAAGGCAAACATTGCCCGTGTGCTCGGCCTCGACGTAAAGCAGATTGGCATCAAGGGCACGACGACCGAAAAACTCGGCTTTACTGGCCGCGGCGAAGGTATCGCAAGCCAGGCCGTTGCGATGGTTGCAACGAAGGCTCAGTAG